The sequence GCTTTCCAGCTGGCTGGATGTCTGCACCCACATAGTACTGATTCACCAGCCTCTTGGTGAGCTTACTAGAAAATACAATTCTTAAGATTTTTGCTGCTGCTGCACTTTCATTTTATATCTGTGtagttgcttatttatttttgtatttttattttttatttttgagaaggagtcttactctgtcgcccgggctggagtgcagtggcacaatctcagctctctgcaacctctgtctcccaggttcaagtgattctcttgcttcagcctctcgagtagctgggattacagatgtgcgccaccacacccagctaatttttaaatatttttggtagagacaaggtttcaccatgttggccatgctggtctcaaactcctgacctcaagtgatctgcctgccttggcctcccaaagtgctgggattacaggtgtgagccagtgcacccggccTGCTTATTTAAATCTACGTGGAGAAGCTTCTATTTTCCCCACTGAATTTTACAACATTAGATTTACCCATTGCTTGATTCTGTCCAGAATATTTGTACATTGATTCTGTCATCCAATATATTAATTATCTTTTTAGGCTTCTTGACATCTTCAGACCTAATGAATTGCCTCCTCTCTTTTTGCCCCTCTCATCAATAGAAGCAATGGGCAGGACACAGCTGAAGGCCGAAATCAGTGCAGTGTCAATAGGGCCTTGTACCAGCATGCCAGCAAAGTGGTATCACAGAGCCAATTGTCCAGACACCTAGCAAGCAACCTAATTGTACTTGCACCTGGATCATGGTTCCTCTTCTTGATTGCTTAGAAGTTTCAGATTTTATCGTAAGTGTTCTGTGTGTGTAACACCTCCCTGATCTGCAATTTAGTGACTGTGACCACCAAGGCTTGGAAATCAGTGTGACAAGACTGAGCGTTACCAAACCCACGCTGACCCCCAAGGGCTCACCACTTCCATTCCAGATGCTCCTGCGCTTGCTTCGTAATGCCCTCAACACCCTGCTGAGAACCAACACCCAACACTGTACCTCATTCGGAGGCAtttatcttctttctctctgcaAATGGGTTTTGAGCTTCCTTTGAGTCAGCTCTGTACTCCTGCACCTCACAGGCACCGTTCGCTGGAGTCAGGCAACTTCACTGCAACATTCTCTGAgtatttttgaaatgatttttttaaaaaagaatagagagGTGCAAAACAGGAGTCAAGaaattctgctttctcttgtcttCAGAACATGTGATAAAGCTCAGTCAATGAGACATGCCTTCCTGATGAAGGAGATACTCAGGGGATGAGACATGATGAGTCTCTCATTTGGTGTCATGCCATAGTGTGCCCGCCCTACAGGGTACCCCAGGTCCTGTGAGAGGCTAACATTCAGGTGGGGGGTGACAATGAGTTACTGAGACAGCAACAATCGACACTTTACTTGAGGCAGCTGAATATTGGAAAGAAGCCTCCTAACTGCAAAACCAAATTGAGTCAAATGACATTTCTAAAGTGTGTCATTAGATGACTTTTTCTTAGAGACCCTGAAACTCCTCCTCCAAAGAACAGAATGTCCTACAGAAGCTCTAGAAGTATTCCTCTGCCCACTTGTTTGGGAAATATCTAAATTCCAAAGACAAGAAAATTACACTTTAAGAATCAGTTGGGCTGAATGTATTTTACATGTGATTTAATGACATCAAAGTGAGATCTGGTGAGAATGGTGGTCATAGGGATTACGTGTGAGACAGGAAGTGCTGAACCTCAAAGAGACAGCATGAGATGTGCTGCAGGTGGCTGCTTTGCAAGGGTGGGTTCACTGGTTCACCAGGAACCGGACACAGGACTCAGCACGTTTCCCTGCATCTCTCATCTGCCACTGGTAGATAATAGGGTGGCTTGTTGTCGGTTCATTAAAGAAGGAACAGAAATATCTACTAAAAAACTTCTTAGTGTCTTCACCATCAACATTTTCTTAATAGAAAACCTGCAGCCTGTTTCTCCAAGGAGCTGGTGACTGCTGCCTGAGATGTGAGATGATAGAGCAAGTTGTGAACAGGATTCTTTACACGTTGAGGTGACACCCATGCCAATCTGTCACCAGAACAGTTTCCTTAAAACAATTCACACAGTTTTTCCTGTGAAAACGGTGGCTTGGGGAAGCCCGAATCATTTTCAATGGCTGTGGCTGGCATACGGGTGAACCTGAACCTGACAACCATCTTTGTTATTGAGAATCCTGATTCTTAACCACAGTAACATTAAATTTGTCATTATCTAGAATCGTACATTGTTTATAACTAACAGGTGCATAACACCATCCTAAGAGACGTGGAATTTATAAATTTTGGTTCATTGACTTACTCTGACATGagaataaatgaaaggaaattaaagTAGCGTCTTATGAACGGGACGGAGTAGGCCAGCTTCTCACATCTCTGCCGGGAACTTCCTGCCCTGCGGCCTGTGTATCTGGCTCCCTCTGGGCCTCCTTCTCTCAGGGACCCCACCCTCTGGGACCACCCTCCCTCCAGGACTCCTCCTTCTGGGCCCCCCTCCCTCCAGGACTCCTCCCTCTGGGCCCCCCTCCCTCCAGGACTCCTCCCTCTGGGCCTCCTCCCTCTAGGACTCCTCCCTCTGGGACCACCCTCCCTCTGACCCCTTCCCTCTGGGACCTCTCCCTCTAGGACCCCCCTTCCCTCTGGACCCCCTCCCTTTGGGACCTCTCCTTCTGGGACCCCCATCCCTCTGGACCCCTTCTCTCTGGGCCCCCTCCCGACTCCTTCTGCTGACAGGGATCCATCATACAGGCTTCCCAATGCTGGCCTTCTATTCGCCAAGAGTTACACACTTTTTGGGGTGCATCTCATGATGATTGCTAGAATGGaactgttttataattatttgtttacctGGCAGCCTTTTGAAGCTCAAGTATGCGTTTGAGTCATCGCTGTACTTCAGTGTCTCTCCTCAGTAGACAGTTCATAAAAATTTGTTGAACTGAGTTAAATTCAGAAAAGACTGTGTGTCATGGGGcagttaaacaaatatttaccttAAATGGGGGCCCTGTTGGGCATTGAGTGCATGGCATGCTGGGCCGTGCCTCCCTTTTTGGCCCCTGCTGCCCTTCTCATCGTCATCAACTCAGCCTCCACGTGATGGGGAGGTCACTCCCTCCCATCCTGTCCCAGCCCCACTCACCTGGGAACCCGTGCAGTTGGTCCCGCCTTGACCTGGCATCCGTCCAACCCTACAGCGACCGCTCCCCACAGCCCCTGCTCCCTTGTTCTCCAGAGCCGCGCACCTGCTGCAGGTCTCCCCCTCGCTGTCCCCAAGCCCCTGCCTTCCACCCACACTGCCCACTCCTTCCCACCGTCCCCTCCTCTGTCCTTATGGAGTCCTCAAAAGCTCTTCTTGCCCCAGAACCTCCCATAACCCCTCAGTGCTTAGTGGCAGATCCTTGCTTTGACTGTTTATGGCACTAAGTGTCTGTTCCAACACATTTGCATGGAAGAGTACGCAGGTActtttaaattaactttattgAGGCTAATTTATATGCAATAAATGTCACCGATTGAAGGGTACAATTCAACAGGTCTTGACAAGGGCACACAGCCATGTGCCACCCCCACAATCAGGATAGAGGACATTTCTGCCACCACAAAATCCCCTTGTGTTGCCCAACCCCAGCCAATCCCTTCTTCCCGTCCTGATGACAATCCCTGATTTCATTCCTGCCACTgttattttgccttttctagaaattttaggGATGGAATGATGCAGTGCATGGTCTCTTCTGTCTGGATTTGTTACCGAGGGAAGGTTTTGAGTCACCCCCGTTGGAGCATGCATTAGTCGCCCGTTCCTTTTCATGGTTGAGTAGTATGTTCTATTGTATGGATACACTTCAACTTGGTTATCGGCTCACCAGTTGACAGACATTTGGGTCTTTTTCAGTTTGGGACGGTTAAGAATAAACCTGCTGGGAATGTTCCAGTGTTAATCCTCCCATGTCTCTTGGGTAGACATGTAGGAGTCGGTTGCAGGTTCCTATGGTGGGTGCATGTTCAGCTGTGCAAGAAAGGACCCCACTGTCTCCGTGAAATGACTGTGTGAtcttgcagtcccaccaacaaagTGTGAGAGCCCCAGATGCACCATGTCATCTCCCAGCTTCCTGCCCCCTGTTTAATCTTAGTCCTTCCAGTGggatctctgtgtgtgtgtgtgtctgtgtgtgtgtgtgttttggacggagtctctctctgtcacccaggctggactgcagtggtgtaatctcagctcactgtaacctccgcctcccgggttcaagtgattctcctgcctcagcctcccgagtagctgagattacaggtgcatgccaccatgcccggctaatttttgtatttttagtaaagacggggattcaccatgttggccaggctggtctcgaactcctggacttaagtggtccatctgcctcggtctcccaaattgctgggattacaggcctgaaccgctgcgcccagccttcattgtggttttaatttgcattttcctcatgATTAATGGCATTGAgcaccttttttgtgtgtgtatttgccaTCCATGTATTTCTTTGGTGAATTGCCTGTTCACATTTCCCCCTGTTTCTTATTGAATTGTTTATGTTTTTGATAGGGAGTTGTAAAAAtgatttgtatattctggatataaccTATTATCAGATATAagctttaaaatacttttttctattcaatatatatatgtttcattttcttgaatgtctttcaaagagcagaagttttacattttgcaCAATCAAgtacaatttatcaatttttttatagtttattctttttgcaaTTTATATAAGAAGCTTCTTTTTCCagggtcacaaagattttctcccatttttccttCTAGATGTTTTATGCTTTAGCTCTCACATTTAGATTTATAACTCATTTGAGTTACCTTTTGCAAATGGTGTGAGGTAAGCAGTAAGGATCAACTTTTTGTTCATGTCATtccaggaccatttattgaagactgtTCTTTTTCCACTGAGTTACCTTGGCACCTAAGTTAAAAATCAGTCCGCCATCTATATGTGGGTCTATGtctggactctgttctgttccactgatttaCGTAACTGTCCTTTCAGAAATCCAACACCGTCACGGTTAGTGTAGCTTCCTTGTCGTCTCTGAGATTGAgtagtgtgagtcctccaattttttaatctttttcaaaattgttttggctgttttaatttccttgaatttctatataaattttggaattgGTGTgtcaatttctcaaaaaaaaaaaaaaaccctaccatGATTTTGATTTAGTTTATGTTGTATCTACAGATCGATTTGGGGAGAAATTATATCTTGAAATTTAATCATTGATAAATTTGAACATGAAATGAGTCATTGAAAATTGAACATGATAAATTTCTCCATTAATTTAggtcttatttaatttttcccaacaatgttttgtagtttttagcatATAAATCTCGCATAAATTTTGTTAGATCTATCCataagtattttacattttatgatataattatatatataattgttgatactattatatatgatatatgtgtgtgtgtgtatatatatatatatatatatatatatagttttaacaTCCAAATGGTAATTCCAAttggtgtattttattttacatattgtatatttcacCTCTGATGCCCTCCACCCCTGCCATGCTCTGCAGCTTAGAAAGAGTGTGTATCATTTCTCACTGTATTTGTTCTCCTCCTGCCAGGAGCCATAATCTCGTGATGCCTAGTGCCAAGGTCTGAAAATTGTTGTTACATTTTGTAGgtttttctagttgtttaatGCAGCAGGGTGCCTTTGGTCTCTGTTAATACACTGTGGCTGGAAGCTGAAGTTTAGCAGTGGTGTTCTGATTGCTGTGCTTCTTCTGATTGATATGATTACCTCTCCACATGCTTTTGCAACACAGGGGTCTATACTATGCTTCTTCTGCATACTCTAAAGCACTCAACTGTatacctgctgggattacaaaagtGCAGAGGTGGCTCCATGCCTTCCTCCAGCTTTTTAGGCCCAAAGCAGTGACTGAGGGGCAGTGAAGAACTGATCTCTGAGTTGTGATTCCAGGCAGCAGagaaggaatggggtggagtaaataatgaaatgagaaTCAACATTATGTAAGAAATAGGTTTGGAAAATAATTCAGGGTGAACTTTGTGTTACATGGGCTTCCTCTCCAAAAGGTCAGTATCCACGTGGACTGGTAAGTGAGGACTGATATGGCCCAGTGTGGGGGCGAGGAGGGCGGTTCCACTTTCTCTGCCTGTGCACCTGGGGCTGCGCTTTCCTAGCTGCTCCGGCTTGGCATGGCCAGGCCCACGTGGTGCGAGAGCagggaaaagaggaggaagatggaCGATTGGCTGGGAAGCACATCCAACGTTAATATCAGAGTGTTTCAGGCCATAGATTTTACTGGGGGTTATCCAGGGCGTGTTAATAAACAGGATGATGGACAACGCTGGAAAGGAGCAGTGAGCCTGAGAATAGCgaagagtttttctttctttttaagtttgCTTCAAATGGTGGATTTCAAAGCCCTTCGTCCTCAGGCCCTCCACAACTGCTCCAGCTCTTCCTGGTCTCCTGCTAAACTTCTTCAGCCTCGACCCATGCACCGCCACTGCTGGCGTTCCCAGCACATGGTATACGCCACGTGGACCCATGCACCGCCACTGCTGGTGTTCCCAGCACATCGTATACTCCATGTGGACCCATGCACGGCCACTGCTGGCGTTCCCAGCACATGGTATACTCCATCTGGACTCATGCACGGCCACTGCTGGCATTCCCAGCACATGGTATACGCCACGTGGACCCATGCACCGCCACTGCTGGCGTTCCCAGCACATGGTATACTCCATGTGGACCCATGCACCGCCACTGCTGGCGTTCCCAGCACAAGGTATACGCCACGTGGACCCATGCACCGCCACTGCTGGCGTTCCCAGCACATCGTATACTCCATTGTTTCCTAACAATCCAGTTGATTCGGCCAGGCTGGTTGCTCAGCTGTTTCACAAACATACAGGGCTCATGACTCAGGACTGCTCTTCAGCCTGTGATGAGCTGGTCACCTGAAGGAGACGGCCGTTCTCTGTCAATCATTGGCCCATAGCCTTGCCATTCTCCAAGGACCCTGATCAgagcctcctcctccaggaagtctttgcTAACTATGCCAGCCTCCACCTTTCCTCTGGCACTTGGATTTCTGATGATTAGGATGCCTCTGCCACAGCAGATTCATGCTCGTGTCCTGGAATGTCTACTGGAAATGTCTGCGGCTGTGGAGAAGCAGGTGCATTCCTCTCCAGCgccttcccaggctggagcagctTGTTCAGTACGTCTTAAGAACGGCACTCATAGTCAAACTTTAAATTCTACCGGAGATTCTCACATGCTCACAGGGATGAACATCACTGACATATATTGTGAAAGATTTAAAGCCCAGGACCATGAATTATACATTTTCTATGCACATTCACACTTCTATAGATCTTGTTCAGTAAAATCttgttgaatgtttttaaattttgcgtAAGGATTTTTGTGCAGATCAAAACTTGTGGATTTCTGAGAGCACCTTATTTAAACAATAGATCAAGGGTTGGCAAATTATAGCCTCTAGCCAACCGAGCCCGGCGAGGCCTGTTCAGTTATGTAATTGTAGATGCTTTCAAGCTCCAAAGGCAGATTTGAGGAGCTGTGACAGggaccatatggcctgcaaaacctaaaatatttactatctggccctttacaggaaGAGGTTGCCGATGCctattctcaataaatatttgtatgtaaaATAGTGTGCTGTGCACTCTGTTCACACGAGATGGAATGCTGGTCACTTAACTGTCTGGCTCTCCAGGAGTACCTGTGTTAACTGTAGTGCATTCTGCCTTCTGGCTCTCCAGGAGTACCTGTGTTAACTGTAGTGTGTTCTGCCTTCTTTCGTTCTTAGAGTCATTTCCACTTTCCTGCTACCGCTGCCTGTGAGCTGAAGGGGTTGAACCCTACACTCCTTTTTCTACAACCAGCTTGCATTTTTTCTGCCCACAATGAGCGgggtaagatttttatttttggcaaggAGTATAATTTGGGTTCACTGTGGCTACTTGAACACTGCACTGCAGCTAACTCTATCTTTGTTTCCTCTCCAGGAATCAATGAATTTCAGCGATGTTTTCGACTCCAGTGAAGATTATTTTGTGTCAGTCAATACTTCATATTACTCAGTTGATTCTGAAATGTTACTGTGCTCCTTGCAGGAGGTCAGGCAGTTCTCCAGGCTATTTGTACCGATAGCCTACTCCTTGATCTGTGTCTTTGGCCTCCTGGGGAATATTCTGGTGGTGATCACCTTTGCTTTTTATAAGAAGGCCAGATCTATGACAGACGTCTATCTCTTGAACATGGCCATTGCAGACATCCTCTTTGTTCTTACTCTCCCATTCTGGGCAGTGAGTCATGCCACCGGTGCGTGGGTTTTCAGCAATGCCATGTGCAAGTTGCTAAAAGGCATCTATGCCATCAACTTTAACTGTGGGATGCTGCTCCTGACTTGCATTAGCATGGACCGGTACATCGCCATTGTACAGGCGACTAAGTCATTCCGGCTCCGATCCAGAACACTACCGCGCAGCAAAATCATCTGCCTTGTTGTGTGGGGGTTGTCAGTCATCATCTCCAGCTCAACTTTTGTCTTCAACCAGAAATACAACATCCTAGGCAGCGATGTCTGTGAACCCAACTACCACACTGTCTCGGAGCCCATTAGGTGGAAGCTGCTGATGTTGGGGCTTGAGCTACTCTTTGGTTTCTTTATCCCTTTGATGttcatgatattttgttacaCGTTCATTGTGAAAACCTTGGTGCAAGCTCAGAATTCTAAAAGGCACAAAGCCATCCGAGTAATCATAGCCGTGGTGCTTGTGTTTCTGGCTTGTCAGATTCCTCATAACACGGTCCTGCTTTTGATGGCTGCAAATTTGGGTAAAATGAACCGATCCTGCCAGAGCGAAAAGCTAATTGGCTATACGAAAACTGTCACAGAAGTCCTGGCTTTCCTGCACTGCTGCCTGAACCCTGTGCTCTATGCTTTTATTGGGCAGAagttcagaaactactttctgaagATCTTGAAGGACCTGTGGTGTGTGAGAAGGAAGTACAAGTCCTCGGGCTTCTCCTGTGCCGGGAGGTACTCAGAAAACATTTCTCGGCAGACCAGTGAGACTGCAGATAACGACAATGCGTCGTCCTTCACTATGTGATAGAAAGCTGAGTCTCCCTAAGGCATGTGTGAAACATACTCATAGATGTTATGCAAAAAAAAGTCTATGGCCAAGTTTGCATGGAAAGTGTGGGAATTAAGCAAAATCAAGCAAGCGTCTCTCCTGCGGGACTTAACATGCTCATGGGCTGTGTGATCTCTTCAGGGTGGGGTGGTCTCTGATAGGTAGCATTTTCTAGCACACTTTGCAAGGAATGTTTTGTAGCTCTAGGGTATATATCCGCCTGGCGTTTCACAAAACAGCCTTTGGGAAATGCTGAATTAAAGTGAATTGCTGacaaatgtaaacattttcagaaatattcaTGAAGAGGTCACAGATTACAGTGTCTTTTGGTTACAGCACAAAATGATGGCAGTGGtttgaaaaactaaaacagaaaaaaacaaacggaAGCCCACACATCACTCATTTTAGGcaaatgttta is a genomic window of Pongo pygmaeus isolate AG05252 chromosome 5, NHGRI_mPonPyg2-v2.0_pri, whole genome shotgun sequence containing:
- the CCR6 gene encoding C-C chemokine receptor type 6; translated protein: MSGESMNFSDVFDSSEDYFVSVNTSYYSVDSEMLLCSLQEVRQFSRLFVPIAYSLICVFGLLGNILVVITFAFYKKARSMTDVYLLNMAIADILFVLTLPFWAVSHATGAWVFSNAMCKLLKGIYAINFNCGMLLLTCISMDRYIAIVQATKSFRLRSRTLPRSKIICLVVWGLSVIISSSTFVFNQKYNILGSDVCEPNYHTVSEPIRWKLLMLGLELLFGFFIPLMFMIFCYTFIVKTLVQAQNSKRHKAIRVIIAVVLVFLACQIPHNTVLLLMAANLGKMNRSCQSEKLIGYTKTVTEVLAFLHCCLNPVLYAFIGQKFRNYFLKILKDLWCVRRKYKSSGFSCAGRYSENISRQTSETADNDNASSFTM